From a region of the Salvelinus alpinus chromosome 2, SLU_Salpinus.1, whole genome shotgun sequence genome:
- the LOC139548326 gene encoding zinc finger protein ZFP2-like, protein MRSLSYSSPAKDNICWMEKEALIFLVKEEKEEEDITVKQEVEDEAVTVKEKDVTVKEEEEKGDDAVFGVKEEEGEMTVTSKKENEEETGCLRPLSQTHLKASNDEISRKMVLRNSVLINTREIRDYRGSFGEPQQPHDADEAEKSLSRSERLNKHLQRSTGKRTHCCSDCGKRFTSSGIKIHQRIHTGEKPYSCVQCGMSFKASSNLTTHQRTHTGEKPYSCDQCGKSFTTFDSLTVHQKIHTGEKPYSCVQCGKSFTASSNLTTHQRTHTGQKPYSCDQCGKSFTTSSYLTVHQRLHTGEKPYSCVQCGKRFTASSNLTTHQRTHTGENPYSCDQCGKSFTASSNLTTHQRIHTGEKLYICDECGKSFTTSGHLSVHQRTHTGDKPYSCYQCGKSFCQSGDLTVHQRTHTGEKPYSCDQCGKSFTTSGSLTLHQRTHTGEKPYSCGQCGKSFCQSSKLTVHQRTHTGEKPYSCNQCGKSFVTSSYVTIHQRTHTGEKPYSCNQCVKSFVTSGQLNVHQRTHTGEKSLSCDQR, encoded by the exons atgcggtcactaagctactctTCTCCTGCTAAAGATAATATCTGCTGgatggagaaagaagctctgatcTTTctggtgaaagaggagaaggaagaggaggatatcacagtaaaacaagaagtagaggatgaggctgttacagtgaaagagaaagacgttacagtgaaagaagaggaagagaaaggggaTGATGCCGtatttggagtgaaagaggaggaaggggagatgactgtcacatcgAAAAAAGAGAACGAGGAGGAAACTGGATGTCTGAGGCCGctttcccaaacgcatcttaaggcatccaaCGATGAAATTAGCcgtaagatggttttgagaaacagCGTCCTGATTAAtacta gagagatacgggactatcgtggatcctttggggagcctcaacaacctcatgatgctgacgaggcagagaagagtctctccagatcagaacgcctcaataaacacctgcagagatccacagggaagagaactcactgctgctctgactgtgggaagagattcacctcatcaggcattaaaattcatcaaaggatccacacaggagagaaaccttatagctgtgttcaatgtgggatgagttttaaagcatctagcaatctgactacacaccagagaacacacacaggagagaaaccttatagctgtgatcaatgtgggaagagttttactacatttgACTCTCTGACAGTACAccagaaaatacacacaggagagaaaccttatagctgtgttcaatgtgggaagagttttactgcatctagcaatctgactacacaccagagaacacacacaggacagaaaccttatagctgtgatcaatgtgggaagagttttactacatctagctatctgacagtacaccagagactacacacgggagagaaaccttatagctgtgttcaatgtgggaagaggtttactgcatctagcaatctgactacacaccagagaacacacacaggagagaatccttatagctgtgatcaatgtgggaagagttttactgcatctagcaatctgactacacaccagagaatacacacaggagagaaactatATATAtgtgatgaatgtgggaagagttttactacttctGGCCATCTgtcagtgcaccagagaacacacacaggagataagccttatagctgttatcaatgtgggaagagtttttgtcaatctggtgatctgacagtgcaccagagaacacacacaggagagaaaccgtatagctgtgatcaatgtgggaagagttttactacatctggctctctgactttacaccagagaacacacacaggagagaaaccttatagctgtggtcaatgtgggaagagtttttgtcaatctagtaaactgacagtgcaccagagaacacacacaggagagaaaccgtatagctgtaatcaatgtgggaagagttttgttacatctagctatgtgactatacaccagagaacacacacaggagagaaaccttatagctgtaatcaatgtgtgaagagttttgttacatctgGGCAGCTgaatgtacaccagagaacacacacaggagagaaatctcttAGCTGTGACCAGAGgtaa
- the LOC139552243 gene encoding zinc finger protein 180-like produces MSSLNYSLPAEEETVCCTEKEALIKEEEEEKDVTIQKQVEGERCDYRGISGEPQQPHDADKAEKSLSRSELLKKRQQRPTGKKSHCCSDCGKCCKSSSELKIHQRTHTGEKPYSCDQCGKSFTKSSSLTVHQRTHKGEKPYGCAQCGKSFTTSSHLTVHQRTHTGEKPYSCDQCGKSFATSSHLTAHQRTHTGEKPYSCDQCGKSFAKSSSLTTHQRTHTGEKPYSCDQCRKSFSTSSNLTNHHRTHTGDNPCCDLCGKSFSTPSYLTIHHRTHTGEKPYSCDQCRKSFSSSSYLTIHQRTHTGEKPYSCDQCGKRFSSSRYLTIHHRTHTREKPYSCDQCGKSFTWPKSLNIHKRTHTGEEIL; encoded by the exons atgagttcactaaattACTCTCTTCCTGCTGAAGAAGAGACGGTCTGCTgtacggagaaagaagctctcatcaaagaggaggaggaagagaaggatgttacaatacaaaaacaagtagagg gagagagatgtgACTATCGTGGAatctctggggagcctcaacagcctcatgatgctgacaaggcagagaagagtctctccagatcagaactcctcaagaaacgccagcagagacccacagggaagaaatctcactgctgctctgactgtgggaaatgttgcaaatcttcatcagaacttaaaatacaccagagaacacacacaggagagaaaccttatagctgtgatcaatgtgggaagagttttactaaatctagctctctgactgtacaccagagaacacacaaaggagagaaaccatatggctgtgctcaatgtgggaagagttttactacatctagccatctgactgtacaccagagaacacacacaggagagaaaccatatagctgtgatcaatgtgggaagagttttgctacatctagccatctgactgcacaccagagaacacacacaggagagaaaccatatagctgtgatcaatgtgggaagagttttgctaaaTCTAGCTCCCTGActacacaccagagaacacacacaggagagaaaccatatagctgtgatcaatgtaggaagagtttttctacatctagcaatctaactaaccaccatagaacacacacaggagataatcCGTGCTGTGAtctatgtgggaagagtttttctactcctagctatctaactatacaccatagaacacacacaggagagaaaccttatagctgtgatcaatgtaggaagagtttttcttcttctagctatctaactatacatcaaagaacacacacaggagagaaaccttatagctgtgatcaatgtgggaagagattttctTCTTCTcgctatctaactatacaccatagaacacacacaagagagaaaccatatagctgtgatcaatgtgggaagagttttacttggCCAAAAAGCCTGAATATACACAAGCGGACACACACAGgggaagagatactctga